The Anoplopoma fimbria isolate UVic2021 breed Golden Eagle Sablefish chromosome 9, Afim_UVic_2022, whole genome shotgun sequence genome contains the following window.
ctgtctgtctgtctgtctgcaggtgtctgtctgtctgtctgcaggtgtctgtctgtctgcaggtgtctgtctgtctgtaggtgtctgtctgtctgcaggtgtctgtctgtctgcaggagtctgtctgcaggtgtctgtctgtctgcaggtgtctgtctgtctgcaggtgtctgtctgcaggtgtctgtctgcaggtgtctgtctgcaggtgtctgtctgtctgcaggtgtctgtctgcaggtgtctgtctgtcaggtgtctgtctgtctgcaggtgtctgtctgtctgcaggtgtctgtctgtctgcaggtgtctgtctgtcaggtgtctgtctgtctgcaggtgtctgtctgtctgcaggtgtctgtctgtctgcaggtgtctgtctgtctgcaggtgtctgtctgcaggtgtctgtctgtctgcaggtgtctgtctgtctgcaggtgtctgtctgtctgggtgtctgtctgtctgcaggtgtctgtctgtctgcaggtgtctgtctgcaggtgtgtctgtctgcaggtgtctgtctgtctgcaggtgtctgtctgcaggtgtgaGGGTGTGGTCCACCTGCTGGCTCAGGAGTCCTCATCCGGGCTCATCCTCAGTCCTCATGTAGACCAGAGGtcaaatacatgaatataaatcAGGAGTCACTGAAAACACTGAGTGAGTAGTTTCACCATCAAGGAAATCAGAGGTTAGAGCAGAAAGCATCAAAAGAGCTGAAGCAGTTCTGTCACCGGGCAGGAGCTCACTTTAGCTGTGTAAATACGTCCTGTTTAAACATGCAGAAGTTGTCAAATATTGGTTTATGTTCATGTCCTCATGGAACACTGAAAGATTGATAtgcaaatgtaaattaaatattaaattgtgTCAAACAGAACAAGCAGATATGGTTTCAGTGCCAAGAGGTTAAAGCAACGCTGTGCTGTATTCCAGGGCATCATTTCTGTGAGACTCTTTTACAGACAAAGTCGAGATGAAATTCATTCTCCTCCGAGTCGTTAAAGCATCACTGACACCCTGACGGAGTTAAGTCAGAAGTGGAGGAAAGAATGTGTTCACCCAGAGCTTCACGATGCTCATCGTACAGAGAGCAGAGTGAACTATGTGCTTACATCATGTGGTAACAACGATAACAACGCTGCTGTATTTACACATATCTGACGTTatttgagtgttgatggagcagctacaatgttagcgtagcttagcaccAATCGAACCAAagtccattcagaaaacaagcattttaaaaggcGTATGCTCATCGTCTTGCAGCCAGACCTGATAAAGCATGAAATCAGAATTTTTACAAATTTGCATCATTATGTGGTTAtttcagcatcttttttttttttttatcagtttgttgcaattaaatcacagcagaaAGGGtattttgggttcatacagATGTAGTAAACCAGCTGACGTACTGTTTGctagatgatgttatgaattcAGACAAGACGGCGATTTGTTTCCTTAGATATCTGGGATTTCCACAAACAGTACAAATCAGCAAAATTGGTTATTTCAGCCATGAGTGATGAATCGTCGTTTGCACGGCGGTGAAACCCCACATAACACGTTCAGAGGATCATCATCCCAATAATCGTCCATAAACCCCACTGAATTTATTCAAAGTATAAACTCCTTTTACCTGCAGACCTTAACCTGAGaatcatcatgtttgtttagTTCTCTTCAGTTTCACAGTTACTCTGTGATATCTGCAaattccccgctgcgggactaataaaggattatcttatcttatgtttgTCTGTGGGACTCTGTCACAAAcgctctacttcctgtttcccaCCAATATTAACTCTGACCTTTTCTTGTCCTTTCAGTCATCAGAAGAAGCCTTTGCTGCTGTCCTGGTTCCTGTTCCTGCTCGCTCTGGTGCTCCTGGTCTCGTATTGCATCCTGTCCAGCAGATCTCTGTCCCAGTGGGAGACCACCCCCCTCCACGAGTCCTACCGCAGGGTCAATCCACCTCCTCGGTATCGTGTCCATCCAAATCACAGAGTCAAACAAACGGGAGTGTATGAAACCACTAAGAGCCCCTCTGTACCGCCGACCGTACCGCCGACCGTACCCTCTGTACCGCCGACCGTACCCTCTGTACCGCCGACCGTACCCTCTGTACCCTCTGTACCGCCGACCGTACCCTCTGTACCGCCGACCGTACCCCTCTGTACCGCCGACCGTACCCTCTGTACCGCCGACCGTACCCCCTGTACCGCCCGCCGACCGTACCCTCTGTACCGCCGACCGTACCCCTGTACCGTACCCTCTGTACCCCTCTGTACCGCCGACCGTACCCCCTGTACCGCCGTACCCCCTGTACCGTACCCCCCGCCGGCCGTGTACCTCCTACAGGGACTCAGTTCCATCAGGCCTACCCACGCAACTACCACTTCATCATGGACAACCAAGAGGTATGCAAGACCAAGAGTCCTTTCCTGGTCCTGATGGTTCCAGTAACACCAAAAAACGTGGCGGCTCGGGACGCCATCAGGCAGACGTGGGGCAATGAAAGCGTGGTTCAGGGCCAGAGGGTGCTGACTATGTTCATGCTGGGCCTCTCCAGAGGAGCTGATGTCCAGGAGAAGCTAAGACAGGAGAACCTCCAGCACCACGACTTGATCCAGAGCGACTTCATGGACACGTACCTCAATCTGACCATCAAAACCTTAGTGATCATGGACTGGCTGGCCACTCGCTGCCCGTCCGCCACGTACGCCATGAAGATCGACTCGGACATGTTCCTGAACATCGACAATTTAGTGGTCATGCTGCAGAAGCCGGGCCTTCCCAAGGTGAACTACCTGACGGGGATGCTGATGTGGAACAGGCCGGTCATCCGTTCAAAGGACTCCAAGTGGTTCGTCCCTCAGGAGATGTACCCGGGTCCCCTGTACCCCACCTACGCTCTGGGCATGGGCTATGTCTTCTCCAATGACCTCCCAGAGAAAGTTGTGGAGGCCTCCAAATCAATCAAAGCCTTTAACATAGAGGACGCTTATATCGGGTTGTGCATGAAGAAGCTGGGACTCACGCTGGCGTCTCCACCAAATCCCTCCCAGTTCAAGTCCTACAACACAAGATATAATCGCTGCGAGTACTCCAAGATCATCACCTACATTCTGGGGACTTCACAAGAGTTGGTGAAATACTGGAGGGACTTGAAGAAGCCTGGACCGCCTTGTTAGGACAATGATGGACTACAGATGAACAGGGGTCACAGAGTTCTACTGCACTGGTTTATGTTCTCATCCTTATTTTATAAATGAGGCATGAGAGGTCAACTGCACTATAGAAAAGATTAAcagaagacttttttttgtatgtttgtgtatttaaaactCCTTCATTGAAGTGCcccaaaaataaagagaatgtttATCTGTGGAAATGTGAAGGAGTGGAATTAAAGGAGCCCTTCGGAGCTCATGACCGCTGATGGTGTGGTTAAGCAGTGCTTTGACGAGCAGCtgtgggtttgtgtgtatgttggtTGTACCTGCAGGTTTACAAAGGCAGAACATGAACGCTGCCACACCTGGACACGCATTACTGCTCACCACAGGGAGCAGCAGCAACCACCCTctattcagttttatttgtaCAGCCAAGAACCACAAACCACACAtcagcctcagagggctttacactTAGTCCAACATTGGACATTATCTGTCCTGTGAACCCTAAAAACCCTAAAAGTGTTTTATATGGTCCTGTTGTGTTCCCCTTATGCATTCATATCTGAACATCCAAATGTTGGTCAAAGTGTGTACGTTTAGCCTCAAAATGCAGTTTTACCAAACCCTTCTAAAAAAGGTTCACCCATGTGACCTGAtctgtataaatatacatattataatCAGTTTGCAGAAGCAGAAAGGAGAACCAGCACAGAAGTGAAGCAGTGTGCGAGTTTGGATCCCATATTAGTACGATGGAGGCAGCGTGAAAACAAACCAGCAACTGGTGTGTTCTGCCTAAAAAGAGTGGATGGAGTCTGGTGTCCGTGAAGAGAACGTAGAAAACAGCTTCAGGTCCTGAAACAGAACGCTCATGAAGTCGacctttaaatgaaacatttaagaaGCCACACTATTGATAAAGAGAATGCACTTTTTTCACTAAATTGACTTTGAATTTGATGagtttgtatcttttttttaatcagaactAAATCCTCTGTGTTTGGAGAGAAGGTTTGTTCACTTGAATACTACATTAGAAGGTTTCCATCCATGAGGTTCTGGGCTCTTTAAGGATAGAGTCTATGGTGAGGGGCCGAGCTGGTAGTCAGGAGGAGTCAGGAGGGTTTTATTGAGCTTAACATTGAAATAAGTGATTTTTCAGTAACTGTGTCTCTGAAGGAGGAAACACAACAGTGACAGATGCACTCAATTCTGAAACCTTGGAGctcattttcaacaaaaagacTCCAGACTGCTGAACCTTAAAAACAAgttctttgtttcctctctatCAGTTTCAAATCAACCAGTCAAGCAAACAAACTAACCACTTCTCCTTGACCTCCATGGAGACGTCACAAGGTCAAGGAGCGATGTGAAGGAGACTCAGGAGGAGACGACTGTGGTGCTCAGAGAATCTGACTGCACTGACACGAGGCTGcagaggtttgtttgttttaaaacaactttatttataacagAGAGAATGAGAACAGTGACAAACCGTCTGCTGCACAAATCAAGTAAAGATCCTTTTACAAGtcaatttttttcaattcatcCACAAAGTACAATTTAACATCAGCTGCAATGAATTGTGGGTCAGAACTATCTCATTTCCTTTGCTAAAGGAGCTAATGAAGGAAGCATCAAAGCACCTTTCCTCAGCGTTTAGAGGAATCACCCGGCTCTTATCATGGCTGACACTTCAGCTCTGTTTGTACTCGCTTTACAGATTGCGAGCGAGAAATGTTCCTGAGAAGAAACTTTAATCATTTACAAGAAATtacaagggaggaggagggattgtaattatctgtaaactaataaatcatattcatgaactactttattgccttaaTAAGCcttgtaaataaataagtaaagtattaaatgtattataaagaaacaaaggttgaacatcctgtaaactatttgatttggctgcaaaatatttactcacatgtagatttttaaaacctcctgtttctaaaacatctaaaaacTAATTGTCCTTCTTTATTGAATCCTCAGacgtgtttattttttatttgacctttatttaaccaggaaagTCCCATTGAGATTAAAAACCTCTTTTTCGAGAGAGTCCTGGCCAAGAGGCAGCAACAAATAACATATGTACACTCACAATATTACACTCACAACATATagacagaaattaaaatgataaaaaacagttacaagtaaattaaaattcataaaaaacatctatTGAATCCTCAGAcgtgtttataatgtttttatcagttaACTATTAATGACAGTCATATGATCACGCGAAAagttacaaaatattttgttgaaCGATGATTTCAGACTTTTTATAAAACGTCATGATGTAGTTATTTCaacatccttttttaaaatcatatttcttgcaattaaatcacagtaaagtCTAGTTTATTTGGGGttcataaattatatatatgGTTATTTCAGCCCCTCCTTCTCTTTGACGCGTCttaagaataaacaaaaaaagattctgcTGTCAAACTCAAACGCACCATGAAAGTTGTCTCTGCGTTGATACGAACAAAACCTCAGAACGTTTGTGTTGTGAGTCCCATCAGAAGCTAGAACCGTACGGTACAGGTCCAACCTGCTGCTTTAAGAAAACTATTGTGTCAAATAAGATAAGTGGTGGAGCGAGAGGTTCATGATCTTTGTGGAGTTAGTATTCCattcattgtttctgttttcttgaaatgataaaacaataaaacaggagCCTTCAGGAggagaacaaacagaacatttattgACCCTCATAAGTCACTAGTGCATTACTGAAACCAGACTGAATGAATAACAGAAGACTTTGTTGGTTTTAGATAAGTAGTCATCTGTGTGTTGAGACACGTTCACAGCCATCATATCTGAATAAACGGGTTTTATGTCTGGACGATAACTGTATCAGGAAcatgagagaaacaaaatggcTCCCTCTGATTCCAACAATGCATTCATTCAAAGGAAAAcgatctttgtttttatttggtttattattttatattttacgtCAACATTGTTTACTTGTCAATGTGTATTGTGGGTGGGATCTTTGATACTTGTATGTTATGTTTATGCTGCTGAAACTAGATAAGATAATTaaggacatttgcaggcttacagcagcagagagtaaagtctAAAGTCTATGTCTaaaggtaaaataataaataaaaaataaagtgtcacCATTACTTCTTCATCAGGTTTTTATCTAAACATTCTTCATGCAGCAACGTTTCAGCTCTGTTGTTTGTGACGTTCAAGGACACCATATGGAGTTGCATTCAAGGTCTGAAGTGTCAGATCACGTTGTCCCTGTTTCTTCACCATGTTTTCATAGTGACGTCTCTACAGAGCTGTAGGAGGTTAATCTGTGAGGGAGGTTAGTGGAACAACAGCTCATTATTCACTGGATGGAGGGTTactgaacagaaacacagacacacagaaacacagagacacagacctACAGGCCAAAAGGGATCCGCTAGAAGAGACGCCAACAAGAGCAACTGAAGAAGACCACAGAGAAAAATacaaccacaaacaaaaagagcaaaagaTCCAGAAACAATTTTGACAATTTGACAATTTtacaatacatacaaataaaaatatacaaaacaattacaagAAGACACAAATCAACATTGAAGAGACGCAAAGGGACTACAACGAGACAAAGTATGACTACAAgtagacacaaaacaactacaatgagacacaaaatgaacagaATGAGACACAAATCAACAATGAAGGGATGCAAAGTGACTACAAGGAGACATAAAGCAACTACATAGAGACATAAATtaacaacaaagagaaacaaatcaattacaaagagacaaattaacgacataaaaacacaaaattactgcaaagagacaagaaaacaactagaaaaggactacaaagagacagaaaacaacaacaaaaggactacaaagagacagaaaacaactacaaaaggactacaaagagacagaaaacaacaacaaaaggactacaaagagacagaaaacaacaacaaaaggactacaaagagacagaaaacaacaacaaaaggactacaaagagacagaaaacaagtacaaaatgacgacaaagagacagaaaacaaggtgcaggtggtggaggaggtggagttggtggaggaggtggtggagacagGACTCTAAGATATTAATCAATGACCAATCAAAACAATAGTTTCACATAACTATAATGATGTTTAAAGTATGTTTAATTACATTATGATGATTTATAAGACGTAATATCTTTAATATCTTGTGAAggattagaaataaattaacattGAAGTCAGTGCGACATCTAGtggttcaaaaaacacattacagttCCATCATTCATTTAATGGAGGATTTAATGGGTATTACAGTAATAATCTATAATTCATCTGACAAATCCCAAAGTTACAGCTCCTCTAATGATCCTcatgaatgaaatatataaacCTTTATGCCTGAAACAGTCACTAACTACAGTCCAAACATGGAACATTATCCGGAACACTTTCATTATAAAGGACACATCTGATATATAGAAGCATTTCTTCTATTTCTCCATTTCAGACACAAACGTTCCTGACCTGCTTTAACAAATAATCTCAAATCTTTTTACTATATTTTGGTTGTAAaactatgaaaatgtaaataatcaataaacatGATCTTTAAAATAGATTATATTATAAAAGAGTCTGGAAGAAATAAATCCCACAATTTTACACAACGCGTTATGACTGCGCATGCGCACAACCCCCACCGCCCCGCCCCTCTGAGGGGGTCAGGTGAGGctgtgggcggggcttagtCTCAGGTGTCTCCGGAGGATCACACCGGGGTTCTGCTCCAGCGGGACTTTCACCGCCGAAGAAGAACGACGCAGACGAGAGGCAGGTAAGAACACGGtgctcacctccacctccacctccacctgcaccTCCACCTGCGTCACCGTGGACTCACCTCTGCGTCAGGTATGGAGCCAGTAATGAGACAGCTGCTCCTCCACTGACACaggaacacatgaacacaggaGTTCCTCTCCTGACTCATGCATGGACAGCCAGCAGtcctttactttactttcaTAAGGATTTACAAGTATTTCACCCTTTTGAGTGACTCTTGACCCAAAACCAAACCCATGTGAGTCTTTATGTTgataatgttttgttattgttatatatcttgtaaaaatactttgtcaACAATATCACGCCGTCATACCTTATGTGTATTGATAttgtgatgatgtcatacaGGTGGATTCACACCTGCATTTACatctctgttatgtttgtgtgctttaAATACAACCTAAGCAGTACTCTGGTCCAGTAGAACACAAAGTACCTCAAACTGTGCAAACAACACCATTGAAACGCTCTTTGGTGATAAAACAGGATATTAATATTCTGCATgttgagtacttttactttttaatactttaGGCTACTTTATGACTGCAtggcttttacttgtaatggagtatttttattctgtaaatACTACGATGATTCTCAGCTTGTGAAGGCGGTTTGTGCTCTGTTGACTTCCGCAGTGGAAGAcgaaagagaaacagacaaacaaagcaaCGTGTACTAAAGAACAAACGAGCTCACATCACATCAGATAAGGACTGACCCTCCAGCATCTCTATGGAGATCAGTTTCTGTTTACTTCTCCTGTGTGCTGACTGGATGAACTGgcgttatcagccctacagaacggactaaTGACGCACTGTTGACCAGATGTATGGACCCATCATCTAGTACACTTCCTTTAATGACGTTTAATGATaatgtctgtgtgggagagacagagttagacctgcagtgctGTAACTGAGCTGGAAAAATAACACTTCcacaaaatgtgtctgtttgagttcatggaggaagattttagaggaagttgtTAAGAATCAAGCACGATGAGTATTAAGAGAGTAGTGTaatgtattatctgtaaccaagcaaccagtgtgcttcctgtttacaccggcatgcaCATGCCCAGTGTAGTGAAGTCACGTGAtgttcgttttcaggggagcaggTCTGGACGCACATCATTTCCAAAACGATAGTGAAACGCTGTGAGGACGGAGACCTGAaacccgttttcatttgaaaacgagtgaaaGGGGATAATGTGGACGTGGCCTGAGACTCTGACCGTACGGGGAGGGTTCCACACCGACTGTAGTCTGGATAGTAAGAGCTTAATCCTCTGACCCACCACAGAAGTCTCCTTCCATCCAGACAGATCTGTTCCTCTGATCCAAACCCTGTTTAGAGCCGGTAGTTATAGAAACATTTACCACAAACTGAGCCTTCATATGATGAGGAAATATTTCAGCTATTAAAGCTTTCTATggacacataaatatatatgttatttatagtattcacaacagacagacatggaATGTGTGAGTAAATCCATCGTGGTTTATGTGAAATATCTGAGATCATCAAATTAGGAAAAGTCATCAAAGCTGatgaaacaaagtcatttcTACGCTGTTCCAGAAGCATAAAACCTGTCAGGGTTAAAGAATAAAGCCTGCTAGAGCTGACTCACTGTAGGGAGAGTTTAGAAGTCCTGCTTTCTAATGATTttttattcaacctttatttaaccaggtgACTCATTAAGAACAGGTCCTTCTTTACAAAAGAAAAGCCTCTTTAGTGAAGAGGTTCAAAAAAGGGTCAAACTTAACTCATAACTGGCAGAGAGCCACAACCAAGCATTACATGACAACACAAGCACAGAGCTGGAGACGCAGCCCACAGGCAGGAAGACATGTTTGTCTGCAGCAGTATGTCAGTGACTCGGActagatgatgatgattattattattattattattattattattattatagattctGTCTGTCAGTAGGTTTTTACTCCACCTCAGAGAGACATCTTTTCTTCCTTCCACTTATTAACGTCATAACTGGACCTTTAAGTGTCAATCtggaacattttcatttaaataaacgtCTGTTACACAGCGGTGATTGAGCCTCTGGTCCACTGGTGAAAGTATTGCagtgtttatatatttgcagtattttatGAACTGGGTGTCGGTGGCGACATTTccaaggaaaaaaaatgctgtgcACATAATTCAGAAAAATAGCATGTTAGTATGTAGTTCAGACGCAGCCCAGAGTAATAAACTGTGAACAAAAGTCCTCTGTTTTCACTTAAAAATAGACATTAtatcaaccaggactgaaatctgaAGGATTGACACTTTAAAAGTTGTGTCCTTCTCTTTAAAACGTTTTTCTATCTGCAGACTTTTCAGTCTAAAGCATCAAAACGGCCCTTCAGCATTTATCTTTTTGAGCTgcgaatgcatttttttgttcaagTTTCTAACGGTCTTGTATTTCATCTTTCTAAACTTGAATTCGTCCTCTCTGGTGTCTAGACTTTGAGTTCATCCTGCGTGCTGCTGTCGTCcattagaggaggaggaggacggctGAGGCGGAAGTACGACTCTAAAACAGGATGCAAGTGTCGATATGCTGTGTTCACAGCTAAGAGCTCCTCCGGTGGCTCTGAGTTTGTGCCACGGTCACATTTACTGCAGCTTTTTGTATCGCTACCCCGGCTCACATATGAGTGAGGAGAAAGCAGAAAGAGCAGTGAGGACGAAATgagtaaaagaaagaagagtgaAAGAGGAGGACAGCTTCAGGACTGAGGGGCGACTTAGGCACCAAATGTGTCTCCAGAGGCAGAAATGTTTGTGAAACAGGAAGaccttttatttacttaaatgcTGCAGACGAGGTATTGTTCACTTCAGACCTCAGGTCAGTTTTATCCATTCAAAGTTTCTATTTTAAAGAATGTTGTAGTcgcatgttgttgttgttaaaaccACACGTGAG
Protein-coding sequences here:
- the LOC129095272 gene encoding beta-1,3-galactosyltransferase 2-like, whose product is MELHEAPGERAVLPARDRAETLTWRRVLVAALHLRSALPTELCVLWATRVPAAPHHQKKPLLLSWFLFLLALVLLVSYCILSSRSLSQWETTPLHESYRRVNPPPRYRVHPNHRVKQTGVYETTKSPSVPPTVPPTVPSVPPTVPSVPPTVPSVPSVPPTVPSVPPTVPLCTADRTLCTADRTPCTARRPYPLYRRPYPLPPTGTQFHQAYPRNYHFIMDNQEVCKTKSPFLVLMVPVTPKNVAARDAIRQTWGNESVVQGQRVLTMFMLGLSRGADVQEKLRQENLQHHDLIQSDFMDTYLNLTIKTLVIMDWLATRCPSATYAMKIDSDMFLNIDNLVVMLQKPGLPKVNYLTGMLMWNRPVIRSKDSKWFVPQEMYPGPLYPTYALGMGYVFSNDLPEKVVEASKSIKAFNIEDAYIGLCMKKLGLTLASPPNPSQFKSYNTRYNRCEYSKIITYILGTSQELVKYWRDLKKPGPPC